Part of the Williamsia sp. DF01-3 genome, GGCAAGCGGGTGAAGGCCGCGCGGGGGGCTGTCGGCCTGACGCAGGCGCAGTTGGCGGCGGCGGTGGGGATCCACCGAACTCATGTGGTTCGTATCGAGGCCGGCCGGGAGAACATCACGGTCGGTACGTTGTACGGCCTTGCTGACCACCTAGGAGTGAGGGCGTCGGGCCTTATCCCGGACTAGCAACCCGCCGGTGTCATAGTTTCGGGGCGAGTCGTCGAGCCCATATTTCTCGCACCGCGATAGCGATCAACACCACGCCCATGGTGAGGATCGTGTCGAACTCGACGGTGTCCAGGACACCGGGAGTGGCCAGCAGCAGCAGTCCAAACGCCACGCACGGCGCGGCGACCGTCACAATTCCGGGTAGCACCTTGCGTGCTGAGATCGCCTCAACGACAGCGGCGATGAGTACCGCGCCGAACGCGATCGCTGACCACAACTCAGGATCGGTCCACGGGTCGTACGACGAGCTTGCGAAGTTGGCGATGCCTACGGGTGAGTCGGTCAACCCGGTATACGCCGTCCAGCCATATTCCTTGGTGAAAGAGGTCGCACCGATGTAGTTGCCGTATCTGCTCACACCCGTCCAGGTGATGCCGCCAGCAAACATTGTCGCCACCATAAAGACCCACCACGCAGCGTGGCCGGTGATGCGGGCGAGTGAGAACACGCGGTACCGGGTCATGGCCACAAGTGTTGCAGGGCCAGAAGTCTTGGGATGGTGGTCGGTCGAACGGCTTACTGCCCGTTCTTGATCCCGGCGGGCGAGTGGCGGCATTGGTAGCGCTACAACGCATGAGGGCGATCTCTGGGTAATGTGCAGGGTGTCAGATTGGCGTCGGACACTTTTGGGCAGTTCGTCTTGATCCTTGTGTGGGTCGAGGCGTCTGTTGGTGTCGCTATGGAAGGAAATCGTTATGCCGGGGATGAGTGCGGGATGGGGCCTGAATGCGGGATCGCGTGCAGTAGGGGGTGCGTTGACGGTGGTGTCGGCGGCCGCGGTATTGACCTTGGGGGGTGTGGGGTTTGCGGGGGCTGATCAGCTGGTCCCGGCCAAGCCGGACTTGATCGCGGGGCCTTTCGAGCAGGTCCAATCGATTGACGGTACTGGGCTGCCGGGAGAGCCGAATTACGCGACGCGTAGCGGCGTTCCGAGTATCGGCCCGGCGTACGGCTACACCGTTCGGGTGACATCGGAGAAACTTCCAAAGGCCGGGCTTGACCCCAACAACCCGCCCAGGGGGTACTGGAACCAAACGGTCCGGATCAACCCGAAGGCCCCCAAGGTCGTGGGTGGATGGTCGAAGAACGTGCTGCCGGTCAACCCGGCGACGGGTAAAGCGGAAGTGGGGTTTCTTGGCACCACTCAGGGTGAGGGCGGAACGCTGAAGGTTGGTTTTTCCCGTCAGTACCGGGTGAAAATCGAAAGTGCCACGCCGATCAACTACCTCGTTGTCAACAAGGGTGGCACCAATTACCTGGGCATTCAGTACAAGTTTGTGTACTCAGTGCAGTACACGACTCACGGCACGGTGGCCGGAATCCCCTGGGGGGACTTAGATCCTAACCAGTGGCAGGCTGCCGACGACACGTTCATTCGGTCGTTATTCGACCAAAATGTGCCGATCCCCAGCATCAAGTAACACTGCTCACCAACCATCACCACAGCGGGTCCGGACGATTGCCGTCCGGGCCCGTTTTGCACCTAACGTGACGACTGTGTTGCGGTAGCTCGAGGTTCTGTCCGTTACTCACGACGGATAAGGCGGCGGAGGGTACTTCGAACCTGGTACATGGTCGTGTCGGTCTGACCCTATTCGATCGTATGTGCGATAAAATAGTGTCGGAGTGGACGACAGGTCCCGACTTGAAAGGGCGTGCACGGTGGATCCTCTGACCCTGATTGCGACTGCGGTTGCGCTGGGCGCATCGGAAGGTGCTCGTGAGACAGCGCAGCGTGCTGTCTCTGACGCCTACGGGGCCTTGAAGAGCTACATCACGACCCGGTACGGTCGCGCGGCCGCCGATGTCGAGGGGGTGGAGTCCGAGCCTGACGAAGAGTTGCGGCGACAGCTTCTCGCGAAGAAACTGGGGCAGGCCGGCGCGGCGGAGGACGCGGATTTGCTTGCCCTCGCCCAGGAGCTCGTGCGGCAGGTTGCTGAGCATGCCCCTGGAGCCGCGGCGACCGTTGGTGTCGAGCTGACGAGAGTCGACGCTGTCGGCAACATCGCGATCACTGACGTTGATACTGGAGGCGGAACCGGCGTGCGAGCAGAAGATGTCTCCGCGGGCGGGGACATCACGGTTTCCGGCGTCCGCGCGACAGCCCCTGGTGAGCCGCCCCACCCTCGCTAAGCGCATCGGCAGACGACATTGCTACCGATGCGCGCAACTCCATGACATCGTCACAATCTAATGTGACCGCTGGGCGCGACAACATCACACAGATGAACAACTACGAGAGCCCCGTCGACAGTGGGAACAAGGGGCGAGTACGAGCCGTCACCGCGTGGGTCGAGCAGACACCGATCGACGATAGGTTGTGGACTGTCAAGGTGCACAACGGCACTCGGGGCCCGATTACCGATCTTGTCGTCGATGTCTATCTCGTCGACGCCGACGGGAACCGCACAGGTGGTGATTGTGTGCCAGCGAAGCAGCGCATTTCCCTTGGTGACCTCTTCGCGCGCCTCCTTCCGCAGTTCTTGTCGCCGGGACTTGGAGCCATCGGTGCGCAGCAGATGCAGGCGAACCCGTGGATGCAGGGATTTCCACAGGGCGGAATGCCAGATCTGAGTGCGTACGGGGGAATGATGGCAGATCAGCTGTCTAGCCTTCCCCAACTTAGGGCGAGGCTTGCACAAGAACAGGCAGGTATGAGGGACACGTTCCCCAAAGTGGTTTCCTCGCAACAGGAAACACAGGTTCTCTACTTCGCCGAGATTGGTGACCAGGTGTGGGTTGATATCGCATTTGACGATGAAGATGGCCAGCGGTGGTTGCGCCGTTACGGAAAGGCTCCGACGCCAGTCGTGGAGTGAGGCGTTTCGACCAACTTAGTGCTTAGAGGGTCTACTTGCCTGGCTGACTCGGTTCGCGGGCCCGAAGGGGCCTCGCCGCAAACCAGGATGATGACGAGCGCGGGATCCCCACCAGTACGTTGTCAAGTTTACTTGACATAATCATTGATATCGGCTTAATGCATTGCGCTGCAACATCTTTCGTCACGGGAGCCACAACTGATTTACTGGGCCGTCAGGTGGGCTTCACCAGTGCGGTCAGAGCTTCGACTTGTGAAGTATCCAGTGGGCGGCACCCGAAACGCGTACCTTCAGCGCCGTAACGCCCGCCGTGGTGTGCACCGCCGGCGCCTCGAGTTCTGGGTCGGAGTCCAGGCGGCCACCTCCCACCGATCTCTGCCGATGTCAGAGGAGTGCGGCGACCTTTTGGGCGGTCTCTTTGGCGGATCCTGGATTTTGGCCGGTGACGAGATTGCCGTCCACGACGGCGTAGGAGACGAACGGTAGTTTGGCCTTCTCGTAGAGCGCGCCACGCTGTTTGGCGGCTTGCTCGGCGTTGTAGGGAACGAGCTTGTCGACTCGCGCCAGTTTCTCTTCCTGCCAGGCGAATCCGGTCATCTTCTTACCGGCGATCAGGTATGAGCCGTCGGAGAGTTGGGTGTTGAGCAGGCCGCAGTAGCCGTGGCAGACCGAGGAGACGATGCCGCCGCGTTCGTAGATCTCGCGGGTGATGCTCTGCAGGCCAGGGCTGTCGGGAAAGTCGTACATGACCGCGTGGCCGCCGGTAAAGAAGATCGCATCGTAGTCGGAGGCGTTGATGTCCTCGGGCCGGTGCGTGTTCTCCAGCAGTGCCATTTTGGCTGGGTCGGCGCGCCAGGCTTTGGCTGTCTTATCGTAGTTGGGGAACTTCAGGGCGCGAGGCTCCAACGGTACGGCGCCACCGGCTGGGCTGACCAGGGTTTGTTCGAAGCCTCGCTCCTCGAAGACGTGCCAGGCGTGGGTGAGCTCGGAGAGCCACAGGCCAGTCAGGTGCTCGGGGTCATCGTAGTGACCGACGTTGGTGACGACATTCAGAATGCGTCTGGGCATGCCCGCCCTTCCTTCTGTTGGTGGAGTTAGCTGGCGCAGTCGCCGTGGTCTTCGTCTGAACTGCTTCGAACGAGGGGGTCATGACACCTGCCTGAACCCTAAGTCGTGGGTCGTTCCCGACTTGAGAGACGGCTGCCAGACCGTGTCTCTACTGCAGCGCGGTCCTCAGGGCGTCGATCGCGAGGTGCCGTGCGACGTTGGCGCCCTTGGTGTCTCGCAGACTGTCCAGCAGAAGGAAGTCATGGACCATGCCCGCTACCCGCACTGAGGTGACGTCGACTCCGGCTTCGCGCAGCTTGTTGGCGTACTGCTCGCCTTCATCGCGCAGCACGTCGGCCTCGTCGGTGATCACCAGGGCCGGTGGCAGTCCCTTGAGGTCCTCGAGTGAGGCCTGCAGGGGAGAGGCATACTTCTCGGTGCGCTGGGCCCGGTCGGTGGTGTAGGCGTCCCAGAACCATTGCATACCCTCGCGAGTGAGGTAGTAGCCTTCGGCGAACTGTAGGTACGACGGAGTGTCGAAGTCGGCGTTGGTGACGGGGTAGAGCAGCACCTGGGCTTTGAGGTCGATGCCGCCGCGGTGTTTGTTCATCAGGGCGAAGACCGCGGACATACAGCCGCCGACCGATTCGCCGGTGACTGCGATGCGGGAGGTGTCCAGGCCGTGCTCGGAACCGTGTTGGAGCACCCACTGGCCCACGGCATAGTTCTGCTCGACCTGGGTCGGGTAGCCCTTCTCTGGGGCCCGGTCATAGACCGGGAAGACTCCCGCCGCCCCCGCACCGACTACGAGTTCACGGAATAACCGGTCGTGGGTGTGTTCGTCACCGAACACCCACCCTGCGCCGTGGATGTAGAACACCACCGGCAGCGGGCCCTGGGCCCCTGCCGGTCTGATGATGCGTGTACGCACGGTGCCCCACTCGGCGGCGTCGACGTCCACCCACTGCTCGTCGACCTCGGGACGCTCGACACCTTCACCACTTTGCAAGTCCGAGAGGATCTTTCGGCCCTCGTCCGGCGCAACCTCATAGATTCGAGGGTGCGGGTCAGTCTGTTCGCACAACTGCTTCGCCTCAGGCTCGAGGACGGGGCTGATGGGGGTCGGCAGGTCAGTCACGAGGTTCTCCTCTGTGTGCTGGGCACTGGCGGAAGTCGGAGGCGTTCAAATGTGTGCATCGCTCACATGAGGTTAACGCGGGCGCCGGGGAGAGTCAACGGGTTGCGGCCCGACCGGATCGGGTCAGGGCCGGTTAGTTCCCGCCTGGGCTGCGAGAACGGCGATGAGCGACGAGCGCACCTGGGCGACGGTGTCGTAGATCGAGGAGCTGATGAGCTTGCGATCGAGGTAGAGGTAGGCCATGCCGTGCACCAGGCCCCAGCCGCCGAGGGCGAGGTCGATGGGGTCGGAGTTGGGAAAGACCCCGGTAATGGCCGCCGCCAGCAGTTCGTGGACCGCGGCGGCTGCCTCGAGGCGCTCCTGGCTCTCGTGATCGCATTCGTTGCCGAACATCAGCCGAAACAGTGCCGGTCGGCGCAACGCGAACTCGACGTAGGCGGCGCCGAGGTCGGCGAGTTCGTCCACGGTGCCCGGGAGGTCGCGGTCGCGGGACAGGTCATCCTTCAGATCACGCAATCCCTGGGCGGCCAGGGCGGATTCGAGCGCATCACGGTCGGGGAAGTGGCGGTACGGCGCAGTCGCAGAAACGCCGGCTTCGCGGGCAACCGCGCGAATGGAGAACGATTCACCGCGCTCGAGCATGCCCATCGCGGTGGTGAGTAGCGCGGCCCGCAAATCACCGTGGTGATAACTCTTCTTGGTACTGGCGGGCATGTGCAGGTCCTCCTTTCTTAGTCATTGTGCTGGGGACTCAATGACCGTCGTCACGGGCCCGGCGAACAGCGCCGGAGACTTCGCTCGACCCTGGGCAGAATCGCTCGCGCATTGAGCAATGTTGACGGTGTCTACATTGCAGCCTACCCTGATGTAAGCGCCGTACACATACAAGGAGTTGCCATGACGCCGTCGAAGACCGAGCAGAACATCGAGGTAGTAGAGGTCGACCTGGGTGGCCGTACTGTGAGCGTTCCCAAGGGTGGGCTCTATGACCGATACCGCATGGACACCGACCTAGATGAGGTCGGCAAAGACCCGCGGGTACGTAGTGTCGATTTCTTTCGGACGTTGCCCAAGACCGAGGTTCAGTCGGCGATCGGGCCGACCCGGACCCCAAACTTTTACTATGCGATGTCTCGGGCGCAGATCGTCTATCTGGCTCCGACCAAGGCGCTGCGATCCCGGCTGCCCGGTGAGCTTGATCCGTTGCAGATCGCTCCGGGCATCGGATTGTTCTCGGTGGTGTTCTTCCGCTACGACGTGTGCGACATCGATTTCTACACCGAGGCCACCGTTGGTATTGCCGTGCGACCGGCCCGCCACGGCAGCTTGGGATCTGTCGATGCCCTCTCGGCGCTGTCTAACGACTCCATGCACGCCTATGTGTTGTCGCTGCCGGTCAATACCCACATCGCGCAGGTCCGTGGTCACGATGGATACGGATTCCCCAAGTGGCTCACCGATATTGACGTCGAGATCAACAACCGTGAAGTCGATGCGAGGGTGGCCAATGATGATGGTGGTACCGACATCGCGTTGACGGTGGCCACGCCCACACAGAAGAGGGTTCCCAGCGGCACGAGCGTGTCCACGCTGATCTCGTATACACAGCTTGGTGGTGCGTGGAACGCGACGCTGAGCCAGACCAACACGCTCTCTGCAGGCAGTCGGATATTGCCGCGGGATGTGAACCTCGAGCTGGGTTCGGGCCGCCTGGCCGATGATGTGCGCTCCTTGTCGCCGATGAGACCGCTGCGGCTCGATGTGGCCACCGAATGCCAGAACGCTTTGCACATCCCCGTCCCGGTCTCGCTCCCGGAGAAATGAGAAGCCCAGTGAACAGTGCCGCGATCTCTCCTCACGTCAACGCCAGCCGACTGAAATCCCTCACCCGCCGCGTGCAGGCAGCCGATCCCGACGACGTCCTCGAGGTCACCAACGCCATGACCGGCGACGTGCTCGGCACGATCCCGCACTGCACGCCGGCCGACGTCGCCGCCGCCGCGCAGCGTGCCCGCGGTGTACAAAAGGCATGGGCTGCGCAGCCGGTCGACGAACGGGCCGCAGTGCTGATGCGCTTTCACGACCTGGTGCTCGCTCGCCAGGACGAAGTCCTCGACCTCATCCAACTCGAGAACGGCAAAGCCCGCCGCCACGCGTTCGAGGAAATCCTCGACGTATGCCTGGCCTCGCGCTATTACGCCAGAACTGCGGCACACTACCTGCGACCCAAGCGCCGCAAGGGCGTGCAGCTGGCGTTGACCAAAGTGTGGGAACTTCATCACCCCAAGGGCCTGGTAGGGGTCATTTCTCCATGGAACTACCCGCTCACCCTCGGCATCAGCGACGCCCTACCTGCGCTCGTCGCCGGCAACGCGGTGCTCACCAAACCCGATGTGCAGACCCCGTTTGCCGCATTGTGGGCTGTCGAGCTGCTCGAAGAGGCCGGCATGCCGCCCGGCCTGGTGCAAGTGGTCACCGGCAGGGGATCAGAGCTGGGCACCCCGATCATCGAGAACTCCGACTTCCTCATGTTCACCGGCTCCACCGCTGTCGGCCGCACGGTCGCCGCCCAAGCCGGCGAACATCTCATCGATTGCTCGATGGAGCTCGGCGGCAAGAACGCGCTACTGGTTCTTGATGACGCCGACATCGACAAGGCCGTCGCCGGGGCCGTGCGGGCCTGCTTTTCCAACACCGGTCAACTGTGCATCTCCACCGAACGCATCTACGTCCCGGACGTGCTCTGGAACGAGTTCACCGCCAAGTTCGCCGCGGCCACCCTTGCGATGACACTCTCGGCCGGTATCGACTACTCCGGCGACATGGGTTCGCTCGTGTCACAAAAACAGCTCGACACCGTGGCAAGCCATGTCGAGGACGCCGTCGCCAAAGGTGCGCGCGTACTCGCCGGCGGCCGAGCCCGACCCGACCTCGGGCCGTTCTTCTACGAACCGACCATCCTCACCGACGTTGAGGACACCATGACCGTCTACGACCACGAAACCTTCGGGCCGCTGGTGTCGCTGTACCGCGTCACCGACGAGGACCAAGCAATCGCCCAGGCCAACGACAGCGAGTACGGACTTAACTTCAGCGTCTGGACCTCCGACGAGCAGCGTGGCTACCGCGTGGCCGCGCGACTGCAGACCGGCACCGTCAACGTCAACGACGCCTACGCCGCCGCCTGGGGATCAATGGATGCCCCGATGGGCGGAATGAAGGCCTCCGGCATGGGCCGCCGCCACGGTGAACACGGCATCGTGAAATACACCGAGTCCCAGACCATAGCCATCGAGCGACTGCTGCCCGTCGGCGTTCCTGATGGCATGAACGCCCGGCGCTACGCACAGGTGGCCTCGCGGGCGCTGCGCCTACTCAAGTGGGTGCCCGGCGTGTAGACACACACCGCCACCACCCCTTCGCAATTCATCGAATGTGAGGAACGAATGCACACTGTCCTTGGAGCCAATGGCCAAATCGCCGAAGAGCTCACCCACTACCTGCACGACACCATCACCCAAGACCTGCGGCTGGTCAGCAGAAACCCACGCAAAGTCCACGACACCGACCAACTCGTCTCCGCAAACCTGTTAGATGCCGACGCCACCGCCGAGGCGGTCAAGGGCAGCGAGGTCGCCTATCTGACCGTCGGGCTGCCCATCGACTCAACGCTGTGGGAACAGCAGTTCCCGACGATGATGGCCAACACGATCGCCGCGTGCCAACAACACAACACCAAACTGGTCTTCTTCGACAACACCTACATGTATCCGCGCACCTCGACCCCACAGGTCGAGGACACCGAGTTCGAACCCATCGGTCGCAAGGCCACGGTGCGCGCATACATCGCGGAGATGCTGCTCGAGCAGATGCGCCGCGAAACGATCGAGGCCGTTATCTGTCGCGCACCCGAGTTCTACGGACCCGGTAAAACCCAGAGCCTCACCAACTCTGCGGTCTTCAACCGCATCCGAGAGGGCAAACGACCCCTGGTACCGGTCAGCGCGCACACCAAACGCACACTCATCTGGACGCCAGATGCCAGCCGCGCAATGGGACTGATCGGCAACACCGCCGACGCCTACGGCCACACCTGGCATCTGCCGGTAGACCCGCAGCGGCTCACCTACAAAGACATGAGCGAGGTGGCCGGCCAGGTCACCGGTAAGAACACCGGGTACCTCACCATCCCCGAGAAAGTCTTCAAACTCGGCGGCCTGGTCAACCAACCAGTGAAAGAAGCCACCGAACTACTGCCACGCTACCGCGACGACAACATCTTCGACTCCACCAAGTTCGCGACGCGGTTCCCCGACTTCGCGGTCACCACCTACCGCCAAGGCATCACCGAACTCCTCACCGAGAAACGCCCCGGGCACTGAACCGCTCCATTGACCGTTCGCATGAACGGTGAAATGATCGCGCCCAGGGGGTTCCGAGGACCGTCTGAATTGCCTGGGTAGCAACGAGCGAGGGTATGGACTACAGCGACGCAAACCACCACGGGAAGCAGGCACCCGAACCTGCCGGTGCTTTGGAAAAACGGCTACTGCTCGTGGGCGTGGCCGGGTTGTCGGTGATCGCGCTGATCGTCGTGTGGGTTGCAGTAAGTTGACTGATCCACAGTCGTGCACGACGCATCGAGTACCAGACGCATCTCTCACTGGCCCCGGCGCGACGTTTCCGCAGCGCGTCGCAGAGCTTGCCCTGCGGTGGCATGGGTCGCGAGCGGCGGTCGCTAGTGGCCAAGTGCTCCAGCAGGTGCGCGGAGCGGCTCTCGAACTCCTGCCGGCCGCCGACTACGCCAGCATCACCACAGTCACCAAGCGCCGCCGCGGCCGTCCCACCAAATTGGGTTCGCTGAGCGCGGACGATCCAGTCTGCGAACAGATCGATGCGCTGCACCACCAATATCAGCAAGGACCGTGTTTTGATGCGGTCGCACAGTCCGAACCGGTTGTGGTGAATGACGTGAGCATGGAGACCAGATGGCCGGCGGTGATGGCGGCGATCGTCGAGCACACCCAGGTCCGGTCGATGATGTCGATTCAGCTGACCGCGGCCGGCCAAACATTCGGCGCTCTGAACGTATTCGCTGCCCACTCTGACGCTTTCGACACCCAGACCCGCGACAACGCAGTCGTCCTCGCCACCCACGCCGCGGTAGCGGTATCGGCGGCCACTCGGCTCGAGAGCCTGAACCGAGCGCTGGAGTCGCGTGACCTCATCGGCCAGGTCAAAGGAATGTTGATGGAGCGCTGGTCCATTGATGACTCCCAAGCCTTCGCCATCTTGAGCGAACTATCTCAGGAATCCAATGTGGCTCTGGTGCAGGTCTGTACCCAGCTCATCAACGCAGCACGCCATACCGCCCCACCTGCCCCTCTCGACGAATGACGACCTCGCCACAGTCCCTACGTGGTTCACGTCAACACGTCCACGATTCGTGCACTGGTGTGTCAGATAGCGCGTTGCCCCCGCCGTGCCCGAATACGTCGCCCCGGCACCTGCCAGCGCGCTAGTGGTGACAGGTGGACCCCTCGTCGCACCCGCACAC contains:
- a CDS encoding helix-turn-helix domain-containing protein, whose translation is MNERLVELGKRVKAARGAVGLTQAQLAAAVGIHRTHVVRIEAGRENITVGTLYGLADHLGVRASGLIPD
- a CDS encoding type 1 glutamine amidotransferase domain-containing protein, with protein sequence MPRRILNVVTNVGHYDDPEHLTGLWLSELTHAWHVFEERGFEQTLVSPAGGAVPLEPRALKFPNYDKTAKAWRADPAKMALLENTHRPEDINASDYDAIFFTGGHAVMYDFPDSPGLQSITREIYERGGIVSSVCHGYCGLLNTQLSDGSYLIAGKKMTGFAWQEEKLARVDKLVPYNAEQAAKQRGALYEKAKLPFVSYAVVDGNLVTGQNPGSAKETAQKVAALL
- a CDS encoding alpha/beta hydrolase — translated: MTDLPTPISPVLEPEAKQLCEQTDPHPRIYEVAPDEGRKILSDLQSGEGVERPEVDEQWVDVDAAEWGTVRTRIIRPAGAQGPLPVVFYIHGAGWVFGDEHTHDRLFRELVVGAGAAGVFPVYDRAPEKGYPTQVEQNYAVGQWVLQHGSEHGLDTSRIAVTGESVGGCMSAVFALMNKHRGGIDLKAQVLLYPVTNADFDTPSYLQFAEGYYLTREGMQWFWDAYTTDRAQRTEKYASPLQASLEDLKGLPPALVITDEADVLRDEGEQYANKLREAGVDVTSVRVAGMVHDFLLLDSLRDTKGANVARHLAIDALRTALQ
- a CDS encoding TetR/AcrR family transcriptional regulator, which encodes MPASTKKSYHHGDLRAALLTTAMGMLERGESFSIRAVAREAGVSATAPYRHFPDRDALESALAAQGLRDLKDDLSRDRDLPGTVDELADLGAAYVEFALRRPALFRLMFGNECDHESQERLEAAAAVHELLAAAITGVFPNSDPIDLALGGWGLVHGMAYLYLDRKLISSSIYDTVAQVRSSLIAVLAAQAGTNRP
- a CDS encoding acetoacetate decarboxylase family protein, with the translated sequence MTPSKTEQNIEVVEVDLGGRTVSVPKGGLYDRYRMDTDLDEVGKDPRVRSVDFFRTLPKTEVQSAIGPTRTPNFYYAMSRAQIVYLAPTKALRSRLPGELDPLQIAPGIGLFSVVFFRYDVCDIDFYTEATVGIAVRPARHGSLGSVDALSALSNDSMHAYVLSLPVNTHIAQVRGHDGYGFPKWLTDIDVEINNREVDARVANDDGGTDIALTVATPTQKRVPSGTSVSTLISYTQLGGAWNATLSQTNTLSAGSRILPRDVNLELGSGRLADDVRSLSPMRPLRLDVATECQNALHIPVPVSLPEK
- a CDS encoding succinic semialdehyde dehydrogenase translates to MNSAAISPHVNASRLKSLTRRVQAADPDDVLEVTNAMTGDVLGTIPHCTPADVAAAAQRARGVQKAWAAQPVDERAAVLMRFHDLVLARQDEVLDLIQLENGKARRHAFEEILDVCLASRYYARTAAHYLRPKRRKGVQLALTKVWELHHPKGLVGVISPWNYPLTLGISDALPALVAGNAVLTKPDVQTPFAALWAVELLEEAGMPPGLVQVVTGRGSELGTPIIENSDFLMFTGSTAVGRTVAAQAGEHLIDCSMELGGKNALLVLDDADIDKAVAGAVRACFSNTGQLCISTERIYVPDVLWNEFTAKFAAATLAMTLSAGIDYSGDMGSLVSQKQLDTVASHVEDAVAKGARVLAGGRARPDLGPFFYEPTILTDVEDTMTVYDHETFGPLVSLYRVTDEDQAIAQANDSEYGLNFSVWTSDEQRGYRVAARLQTGTVNVNDAYAAAWGSMDAPMGGMKASGMGRRHGEHGIVKYTESQTIAIERLLPVGVPDGMNARRYAQVASRALRLLKWVPGV
- a CDS encoding NAD-dependent epimerase/dehydratase family protein — encoded protein: MHTVLGANGQIAEELTHYLHDTITQDLRLVSRNPRKVHDTDQLVSANLLDADATAEAVKGSEVAYLTVGLPIDSTLWEQQFPTMMANTIAACQQHNTKLVFFDNTYMYPRTSTPQVEDTEFEPIGRKATVRAYIAEMLLEQMRRETIEAVICRAPEFYGPGKTQSLTNSAVFNRIREGKRPLVPVSAHTKRTLIWTPDASRAMGLIGNTADAYGHTWHLPVDPQRLTYKDMSEVAGQVTGKNTGYLTIPEKVFKLGGLVNQPVKEATELLPRYRDDNIFDSTKFATRFPDFAVTTYRQGITELLTEKRPGH
- a CDS encoding GAF and ANTAR domain-containing protein — encoded protein: MLQQVRGAALELLPAADYASITTVTKRRRGRPTKLGSLSADDPVCEQIDALHHQYQQGPCFDAVAQSEPVVVNDVSMETRWPAVMAAIVEHTQVRSMMSIQLTAAGQTFGALNVFAAHSDAFDTQTRDNAVVLATHAAVAVSAATRLESLNRALESRDLIGQVKGMLMERWSIDDSQAFAILSELSQESNVALVQVCTQLINAARHTAPPAPLDE